The genomic window ttttttttctgtttacccccctgcaaaacatagattccctcattttgccccccgggtgtacagcaggacatgtgactgtgcacatatgctgacgtggcttgtacgcGTGgaaaaatttttttatatttttttaaaaaattccacataagataatatattatttttttaaaaaaaaattcctaaaataaataaaaaaaaaaaacgaatttttttattttgcatcaaaaataaagatttactccaagatttactcccaaataaaattaatttttaaaataaaaattttaaagatttattttcaaatcttttttaattaaaaaaaaatagaatctttatttttttaaaaacaaaactttacttttttctgcataatttagTGTTGCTGATATAGTGCAAGCAAAGGTTGCTGCATAATTAAATATCACATAAGAATTGAAACTTAAAGTGAATAACTtcgttacaaaaaaaatttgctgcAGATTTAGTGCAAAATAGCACATAAGAATTTCATAATATAGTGCATAATATCATTACATGATTCCAAAAAGAGCATATATAGTGCAAAATTCATTACATGATTTCAAAAGAGGTGCATCAGTCATTCCAAAATGGCACATAAAGTGCATCACTGATTACATAATGAAAAACATAAGTCATTACTAATTAACATCATAACTACTTTGAAATTTTGTTCCAAGACTTCATAGCTCTAAAACAGGTTTCAAGCTTTGATTCATTTCCCAGGACCTATAGTTGGTTTTTTAACCCAATTAGCCTTCTGCCTTTCACTTTGTCTTCTTTTCTCAGGTTCAACCATTGTAGTTTTTTTCTTGACAGTTTTGGCCTTGTCCTTGACTGGCATATCCTTTACTGCATTGTCCTTCACAGATTTGGCCTTCTTTGGAATATCATCATGATTGATTTCAGGAACTGTTGCCATAACTTCATCAGGTATTTCATCAAAAAAACTCTGACTAGCATCAATGACAGCTTCAACTTGACTCTGACTAGCATCAATCACAACTTCAGTGGTTGCAATTGGTTCAGCAATTTCAGTGTTTGCAGTGTCTTGCTTGGATTCACTGTTTGTATTATCTTTGCCTCTTGGTTGTTTTCTCTACAGTAAAGATGTTTAATGAGAGTGGAAAGtgaaaaagattaaaacatGAAAGTGGAAAGTGGAAAAGTAAGTTTATTTACCTTTCTGTTCATTGCTTCTGGGTCTTGAGTCTTGCTTTTACATGTTGCTGCATTGTGCTTAAAACTATTACATGTGGTACATCTATATTTTACACCTCTTTTCCTCTTCCTAACACCATCCTCATCAAATTCTCTAATTCTCACCTTCTTTGGCCTACCTGGACCAGTTTTGTAAATAGGTGGCAAAATTTCTGGTCGCTCTTCAGCATTTTCAGGTTCAGGCCACATGTCCATACCATTTATAGTACTCACACCAAAACCATAACAAAGTGCATATTTTTCCTTTGTATAATAGTGATCTACAAAGTCTGAAGGGTTTTGTTTCCTATAACCTAGTGCAGCAATAGCATGTCTACATGGAATCCCAATCAATTCCCAAAAATTACAACTACAAGTTTTTTTGGCAATATCAACTTTAAACTGTTGACCATTAAATTGATGTGCAACTTGAAATTCTTCATCTATGGACCAAGTTGTAATCCATTGACCACTCATATAGACCTCTTTATCTAACCTTCTCATAGGCATGGGCATGATTCTATGTTGCCATTTCTCTAACTTGGTGGTAGAGGTTGCCATCCTATTCATAAGGTAAGTTCTAATCCATTCACACATGGTCAATATAGGCTTATCCCTAGCAACTAAGATAGTGGCATTAAATGACTCAGATATGTTGTTCATCAAAACATCACATTTTGAATAATAAGAAAATGCATGCTTACACCAATTTTTTGTGGGAACTGCCATTAACCAGTCCCAAGCTTTCTTATCAAGAGCCTTAAGTTCATTCATCTTCTGCAACCAGCCTTGATAGTAAGTTGCCTTAGCAGCTCCCATCATCAAATCTCTAATATGAGTTCCTCCTCCAAATTTCTTCTTAAAGTTTGCATATAGGTGCCTGAGACATAATCTGTGCTCAATACTATCAAACATTTCTTGAAACACAGCTATCAATCCCTGCAAAAAAACCAAATACAACCCAACAAAACAACCACTTAATATAACCAATAAAACAATcacttaatttaaaattaggAAACATGAATTCATTTTTACCTTTTGCTGATCTGAGATAAAAACATATCTCTTATCTTGTCCAATATCTTCCATCAACAACTGGAGAAACCATCTCCAGCTCTCCTTAGTTTCTGTCTCAACAACCCCAAAAGCCAATGGAAAGTATTGGTCATTAGGATCCCTACCAACAGCTATCAGAAGTTGGCCACCATATTTTGTCTTTAGGTGACACCCATCAACTCCAATAAAAGGTCTACATCCATGGATGAAACCCTTTTTACTACCCTCGAAGCAAAAGTAGAAAGAACTAAACCTTGGTAATAAAGATGGAGCTGGTCTTTCAACATTAATCTTGATGGTATTACCATTGGAAACCCTTCTTAACTCATCTGCATACCTCCATAGCATAGCATACTGATTGTTAGCATCTCCATCAAGAAGTGTTGTTGCTATCTTTTTTGCTCTCATTGCTCTTCCAATTGTAATACCCACAGAGTAATTTATTCGTATGTCTTGCATTATATCTCattgcacagtcacatgtcctgctgtacacccgggggcaaaatgagggaatctatgttttgcagggggtaaacagaaaaaaaatctgcacagggggtaaacgaaaattcgcttattttgcaggggggtaaatgatcatttacccaatGTTAAATTATAGTTTAAGGCATTTCACAAGTGATATAAATGCAAAAGCCAAACTAAGCAAATCAATTTATCAGGTCTTCATGGAGATGTCACACTTACTATTAATTTTCATGGTCATCTTTAGAAGGCTGTCTGCCTTTTATGTTGGTGAATTTTTGTCCTCTTGTTGGTTAgattatgaaaatttaattccTGCAATAAGAGAAAGAAATTAGTAAGTTTTCCAGAAGTTTTCAGTTAATCAATCTTGTGAGACCATCCAGTAAGTGTGTATTCTCACAATTGTTAATTTTCATTGTCATCTTTAGAATCACATGGGTAAGATTATATGCCACTAATGTTGGTGAACTCATGCCCTCTTGTTGGTTAGATTATGAAAGATTCGATCTCTGCAATTTAAAGAGAAGAAATTAGTATGTTTTCCGGTTAATCAATCTTATAAGATCTGTtttttgtcaaaacaaaaatcttATGAGACCATCCAGTAAGTGTGTCTTCTCACAGTTCTTAATTTCAACAGTCATCTTTAGAATCACATGGGTAAGATTGTCTGTCATTTATGTTGGTGAACTTCTGTCCTCTTGTTGTTTAGATTATGAACGATTCAATCCTTATaacttaaaagagaaaaaattagtAATTTGCTTTGAATCCACTTACCTAGTCCATATTTGGGTTGTTTGAATTGtcatacatcattataaatagcACAAAACATTTAGAGTTGCTCACCTTATCTTTCCAAAGTCAAGCTCAAGGGTTGCAGTAAAGAGTGTATTAAAAAGGAACCGAACAAATATTGCTCATTTGTCTGTCAACCTCAAAATTTTCCAAAACCACCGCTTCAAGGATCTAACACTGTGCGGCCATAACTCTTTGACTACATGATGTCATACACATCTCGATCAAAATTTGCTCAAAATCGAACGGCAGAGATATGTGCAACCATGCAGTCACAATGCATCTACTCCCAATTCCTATAAGTTGTACAAATCATTGCAAATCTTCTACCAAATTTTATATGGAAACCATTGCAAATTTGCAATAAAATTCTAACAACTGCAAATATAGTTGATGACCATATTATCAATTCACATTACATGTAATGATCCATGAATTGGCGTTACTGGTATCCAAAAGCTAAATGAAAACATTAGCCCGAATGTGCATATTTCAATATTCAATAGAGTACGGTGTTTCATTCGTACTAACAATATATCAGAATCAATAATATTAACATTACGAATAGAGTACAAGATTTCCATTGGTGTATATCTAGCTGTGTTTCTTTTCAAGTTTTATTGCAACTGATATAATTTACATGTCAATCTTGTTTGTCAAATTTACATGACGTCCAGAAACTTGGACTATCACCTCATACAACGTCTCATGTTACATTAGTATTTTCTCTAAAACCAACTAGCAATTTTCTTAATCTTGGTTCTCTGATAAAAGCCAAATGAATACCAAAACCAATTTATGTGTAGTTTTTGCCAGAAAGCCTTAAGCCTTGTTGAACTGCAAGATCTCGCGGTGGCACACTGGAAGCCAATGGCTCATTAGAATCAACACACTGCCTTAAAGCGGTCCTTATTTCCTTTAACATCTCGTTAATCTTGATATGCTTTCTGCAATAAGAGACAACATGAAATTTTAACCTAGGACATTGGGGTTCTTTGAATTTCTTGAGTCAATGTTGGAAGTCTAGCTATAGcctgaaaacaaaattaacgaACATGCTTGTTGCAGGACTTATTTTTCATATTACAAGATAATAATAGGAAAGGGTAGGCTTTGGTGCAATGGCAAAGTAAAATGCCTAGTGCCAAGGTGGTCCTGGGTTCTAGATGTAGACACCGAGCCCCGGCTATAAACGTATGACCCTTACTAGTCACTAAACTCCACAATGATGGGAGCCTTGTGCACTGAGCCTCCCTTTACAAGATAAATAAGAAACTAAAAGATATACTCAAACTACATACCTCTGGCAGGTCAATCTTATTAAAAACAACAATGTATGGTCGTTCGAGGTACTCGGGGGTTATACATGCGCACCTCCTGCAAAACAGATTAGTATGGAGAAAGAATGAGCGAGAATAAAAACTTCAAAACACGAGGGAGAGATGCAAATTCCAACAAGAAAAGTTGGACTGGCCACAAATTCCTGCCAGTGACTCAAAATGCTAAAGCAAAATAAATGGCAAAGAACAAACAACAAACAGCAGAGTTGTGATAATCAATAGATGGTTTTTGAGAGGTAATTAATCACAGCTAATGAAATTGACACACCAATTAAACTCCCTTCTAAGCATTTGActgaaaaattgattaaaattcaATGGCGGACATTATGTGAACATGATATTAAATCTTAGATGtgttgaaatttcaaattttgaatttccTATCAATGATTGAGAGGATT from Trifolium pratense cultivar HEN17-A07 linkage group LG1, ARS_RC_1.1, whole genome shotgun sequence includes these protein-coding regions:
- the LOC123886143 gene encoding uncharacterized protein LOC123886143; protein product: MQDIRINYSVGITIGRAMRAKKIATTLLDGDANNQYAMLWRYADELRRVSNGNTIKINVERPAPSLLPRFSSFYFCFEGSKKGFIHGCRPFIGVDGCHLKTKYGGQLLIAVGRDPNDQYFPLAFGVVETETKESWRWFLQLLMEDIGQDKRYVFISDQQKGLIAVFQEMFDSIEHRLCLRHLYANFKKKFGGGTHIRDLMMGAAKATYYQGWLQKMNELKALDKKAWDWLMAVPTKNWFARDKPILTMCEWIRTYLMNRMATSTTKLEKWQHRIMPMPMRRLDKEVYMSGQWITTWSIDEEFQVAHQFNGQQFKVDIAKKTCSCNFWELIGIPCRHAIAALGYRKQNPSDFVDHYYTKEKYALCYGFGVSTINGMDMWPEPENAEERPEILPPIYKTGPGRPKKVRIREFDEDGVRKRKRGVKYRCTTCNSFKHNAATCKSKTQDPEAMNRKRKQPRGKDNTNSESKQDTANTEIAEPIATTEVVIDASQSQVEAVIDASQSFFDEIPDEVMATVPEINHDDIPKKAKSVKDNAVKDMPVKDKAKTVKKKTTMVEPEKRRQSERQKANWVKKPTIGPGK